TACTGTAAACAGCTTGAAAGTAGGTCCTGTTGAAGATTTCCGCAATTTTGTAAATGCGGTGATTGATGAAAAGGCGTTTGATAAAATTGCCAGCTATATTGATGCTGCTAAAAACGATCCTTCGGTTGAAGTGATTGCAGGCGGTACGTACGACAAAACCAACGGGTATTTTATCAATCCTACGGTATTATTGGCTAAAGACCCGATGTATGTTACCATGTGTGAGGAGATTTTTGGCCCTGTACTAACTATTTATGTGTACGAAGCTGCCAAATACGAAGAAACTCTTGAGTTGGTTAATAAAACCTCTCCCTACGCATTAACAGGTGCTATCTTGGGTCAAGACCGTTATGCATTGACTGTCGCTACTGAAAAATTGCGCGACAGTGCAGGTAACTTCTACATTAACGATAAGCCTACCGGTGCTGTAGTTGGTCAACAACCGTTTGGTGGCGCAAGGGCATCAGGTACCAATGATAAAGCAGGTGCTAAAGTGAACTTACTACGCTGGACCAGCCAACGCAGTATTAAAGAAACATTTGTACCCCCAACCGATTACACTTACGACTTTTTAGGAGAAGAATAATATTCCCTCGGTTTAAGAATATAGAAGCCCTTGCACATTTTGTGTAAGGGCTTTTTGTTTCCTGTGCCTGCCCAAGGGGCGAGGTGGCAATAACCAAATTCTAAATTCTAAAAACTAAGTACTAAAGAAAACACACCTCCCTGTCATTGCGAGGTCTCTCGGCGCAATACCAAAGGATGGGGAACAGATTGCTTCAAAACCCAAAAGCGGTTTTTTTGCAAAGACTATATTCGGACGTTTTTCAATGGCATTGTGCGGCTGTTTCCCTCCTTGGTTATGGCTTGTGGGTAGGCAAGGAGGGACTAAGGGAGGTGTTGAAACGGATTGCTTTGTCAGCCGAAGACGGCTTCCGCGCAATGACGACAGACGGGCGTATGTGCGGCGGATACACTGAGCTTGTCGAAGGCCAGCCTTCTGCTGGCTCAAGATTTAATTTCTTACAAACAACCAGCTAACTCCTTTGTAGAGCCAAATAAAGGGATAACTTAAGATACCGGGCTTCACTTTTTTATTAAGTGATACGGATATAGTGCTGTATTGAATGCTGTTATCCATCCGAAGCAACCTCCCTTTAAGAAATTCAATTTCACCATTTATTCGTTCCAGTTCTTTCTCAACACGCAACATTTCTTCAATAGTTTGTGCTTTGTTAAGCAAATCAAGATACCTAAGACGGGTTTTATTAAGGTTGTCCAATCGTGTAGCTGCATCATAGTATGTTTCGGTAACATCATCCGCAGTAATGTTTTTGTAGGTTACTTTTCCTTGTGTTTCAATAGCAGTAATAATAGCATTCATACCATTGTTGGGCACTTTTAGTATTAAAAAGGTATTACTGCCTCTTTGCACATATCCGTTGTTGCTTTTTACCAATTGAATAATGTTCTTGGCAACTGAGTCAGGGTTTTTGACTGTTAAGTCCATTTCAGCAGTGTACACTATCTTTTGTGTATCAACCACCGGGGCTGGTGATTCGTTTTCAAACAACCTGCCATCGGCATATTGGTTAAAATTTTCAGTTATTCCGGTTGGGTCACTTTGTGGCATTGCCCACCCGGTTGATTGAGCGGCGCTATTACGGCTGTGTTTGCTAGCTGTACAGCTGGATAAAAATGCAGTAATGGCAACACAAAAAAATACCCCGTATAGTGTTTTCATATAAAGAAATAGTTGTTGCCACTAATGGGGAAAGTTATCCGTAAAACGTTGCAAGGGTAGCCAAACTGTTGGGGCAAAAACTACAAAAGCGTGACGGATCAATTTCGCCACGCTTTTGCAATAAAGTATACGGGTAGCTGTTAAAACACCACTTTGGTGTGTTGTAGTACATAATTACCCGTAGGGTTGATAAACGTTAGTATTTTAATACCCTCGGCCAATGTTCCGGTTTCAATTTCATAGCGGCCTTCGTCCAAATTGGTTAATTGTTTTTCAACCAATAGCCTGCCTGATATATCGTGCAGTTGCACAGTAAGTTTATCATAGGCAGTGGGAGTTTCAAAAGCCAGCGTGCCTTGTGCCGCAATTACTTTAATAGGATAGGGGTTAAAAATATCCTGCACAGCACTTGCTGCCGATTGTGCATTGATGGTGGAGTCAATCCACTTACTAAGTGCGATTACGCTAACATAACGTCCCGGACCTTCTTCAGTAGTAACCAGCCCTGAACCGCCACTTACAATGCCCACTTGCACCCACTCGCCGTTGCGTTTTGCTACTAACGGGCCGCCACTATCACCCGATGCTGCTCCCGCCTGTTTATCCGGGCTTGTATAGCCCGCACACAGGTAACCCAAATGGTTAAACTCATAAGTGCTTTGGCAGGTGGTTTGGTTTATTATTTTTATAGAAGCTTTTTGCAAGGTATCAGGTGTGCTAAAATCATCATCGTTTAATATGCCCCAGCCCATGGCTGTTACAGGCTGTCCTTCGTTAATCAGTGCTGCATCATTGGCAGTTGCGGTTAAGCAAGGAGTATACGTTGAATGACTCTTTAAACGCATCAGCGAAATATCTACACCTGAATTCATATCACCCATTAAGTCGTATCCGGGAAAAACAATGATGGTGTCAATATTAATGGTTTGCGAGCCAGTTTGCGGGTTTGCGCTGCTTAAACCGTTTATTATTGCTCTTGAAGGTTTAGGGACAATATTTTCGAAACCCAAGCCGCAATGTCCGGCACTCAATACCCAATTTGACCGAATTAGCGACCCGCCGCAAATATGTTCCCCATCGGCAGCTACTAACTCTACCATCCACGGGAATTCGTTTTTCTGGCTGGGAGTACCCCCAACAATAGGTTGTGCATGCAGCGCATTAAGGCACAAGGTAAACAGCAATGTAGCAGTAAAATATAGTTTCATAGTGTTGTACTTGGATATTAGACCCCATAATAACGTAAACTGTTCCATGAGGTTGTAACTCAAATATATTTTATTCTTTTTTAGGGCTGAAATAAAACATAGCTACTCCGCTATCGTACACCTTATGTTGGGTGATGTTTAAGTTCACTTGCTTTTTAATGTCGGGGAAAAGCTCAATCCCTTCTCCGAGTAATACGGGGATGTACGCTATTATGTATTCATCAATTAATCCTGCATCGTGCAGCAAAGTGTTTATTTGTCCACCACCCAAAAGCCAGATATCACCCCCGTCTTGCTCCTTAAGTTTTCTTACAAAATCGGCAGGATTTTCTGTAACGCGTTCAGCTATCTCCAATAAGGGTTTGGTTGCGCTACGGGTAAACACAAACGATTTTTTTCCGTCATACGGCCATTTGCCGTCAAAACTCAGGCAAACTTCATACGTTGCATACCCCATCACAATGGTATCAATGCTATTGTAAAAGGGTTCGTAGCCGTAATCCTCGGCAGTGGGGCTAGG
The window above is part of the bacterium genome. Proteins encoded here:
- a CDS encoding DUF4349 domain-containing protein gives rise to the protein MKTLYGVFFCVAITAFLSSCTASKHSRNSAAQSTGWAMPQSDPTGITENFNQYADGRLFENESPAPVVDTQKIVYTAEMDLTVKNPDSVAKNIIQLVKSNNGYVQRGSNTFLILKVPNNGMNAIITAIETQGKVTYKNITADDVTETYYDAATRLDNLNKTRLRYLDLLNKAQTIEEMLRVEKELERINGEIEFLKGRLLRMDNSIQYSTISVSLNKKVKPGILSYPFIWLYKGVSWLFVRN
- a CDS encoding serine protease; this encodes MEQFTLLWGLISKYNTMKLYFTATLLFTLCLNALHAQPIVGGTPSQKNEFPWMVELVAADGEHICGGSLIRSNWVLSAGHCGLGFENIVPKPSRAIINGLSSANPQTGSQTINIDTIIVFPGYDLMGDMNSGVDISLMRLKSHSTYTPCLTATANDAALINEGQPVTAMGWGILNDDDFSTPDTLQKASIKIINQTTCQSTYEFNHLGYLCAGYTSPDKQAGAASGDSGGPLVAKRNGEWVQVGIVSGGSGLVTTEEGPGRYVSVIALSKWIDSTINAQSAASAVQDIFNPYPIKVIAAQGTLAFETPTAYDKLTVQLHDISGRLLVEKQLTNLDEGRYEIETGTLAEGIKILTFINPTGNYVLQHTKVVF
- a CDS encoding dihydrofolate reductase gives rise to the protein MRKVKLYIAASFDGKIARPDGGIDWLPSPTAEDYGYEPFYNSIDTIVMGYATYEVCLSFDGKWPYDGKKSFVFTRSATKPLLEIAERVTENPADFVRKLKEQDGGDIWLLGGGQINTLLHDAGLIDEYIIAYIPVLLGEGIELFPDIKKQVNLNITQHKVYDSGVAMFYFSPKKE